DNA from Leucobacter aridicollis:
AGATCCTCGTACTCGCGCGCGGTGAGCGCGCCGGGCAGCCCGATCACGCTGATCTTCCGCTCGCCGATCCCCTCAACGAGCCTGCGCGTGGTGTCCGCGTCGAGCACGCCGGGCACGAACACGACGTCCGCGCCCGCGGCGAGATAGGCGCGCCCGCGCTCGATCGCATCGGCGATGGACTCCTCCAACGGCCGCCCACCCGCGCGCACGAACGCGTCGGTGCGGGCGTTAAGCGCGAACGGCACACCCTCGACGGCGCCGGCAGCGACGACGGCCTCGATCTCGGAGACGAACTCGGAGAGCGGCCGCAGCCGGTCCTCGATGTTTGCGCCGACAGCGCCAACGCCGATGACGCGGCGCACCGCCTCCCCCGCGTCGCCGTAGCCCGCGTCAAGGTCGGCGCTCACCGGCACCTCTCCCGCGGCCTCGACGATGCGTCCGACCATGTCGAGAGTCAACTCGAGCGGGATCTCACCGTCGGCGTAGCCAAACGTCGCCGCGATCGAGTGCCCGGCGGTCGCGATCGCACGCGTCTCGGGGAGGGCCGCGACGGCCTTCGTCGAGATCGCGTCCCAGACGTTGACGACGCGAAGAATCTCAGGGGCTGCGTGAAGTTCGGAGAGGCGCTGGGCCTTGGATGCCTGGGTAGTCATGCCGCCACGCTACCAATCGACGCGGTGCCGCGGTAGGCCTCGCGCTGTGGGGTTGCTGGTAAAGCGGTGCTGTTGCTCGCGCGCAGTGGTCGCACGCTACTCATTCGAGTTCCCGGAGGATCGCGCTCCGATGCGCCAACTCACCTGATGCACA
Protein-coding regions in this window:
- a CDS encoding isocitrate lyase/PEP mutase family protein, with protein sequence MTTQASKAQRLSELHAAPEILRVVNVWDAISTKAVAALPETRAIATAGHSIAATFGYADGEIPLELTLDMVGRIVEAAGEVPVSADLDAGYGDAGEAVRRVIGVGAVGANIEDRLRPLSEFVSEIEAVVAAGAVEGVPFALNARTDAFVRAGGRPLEESIADAIERGRAYLAAGADVVFVPGVLDADTTRRLVEGIGERKISVIGLPGALTAREYEDLGVARISYGPMTQRVALTAYQDLAIDLYRDGAIPASVRELN